TACACTGTAGGATCTATTTGAGGGTGACGCTTCTAATAGAATTATTTTCATATTCAGGTTCGAATTTGAAACTTCTAATTAAGAGTGAAACAGTCTCGTCACTACACCACAACTTATATTGTTGTCAACACCCGGAGAAAACATAAAGAATATATAAGTCAATGTATACATCACTTGTCATTTGAATGACAAGTATCACTGTGTGGCATGATGTAGGGTTGTTCATGGTTATGATTAAAAAATCAAAGTGAAACGCAATTCGAATtaaattgatatttattttgattggatttggttttaaattttgaaaatcgatattatttgatttgattttgattttactaAAAATGAATCGCAAAATTAACCAAATCgaatcaaaaaattatatatataaatttcataattattatatattattcataaataaaataaaaatatttattaaattttaattaacttaaGTATTTAACTTTACATTTTTTCTAACCCAATACTTAAATTTTGttatataattttcttgtaCCTCTCCCCTGGATAGTTCCTCAATTGTTAAGTTTGGGGTTATTTTTTTGCTATAAAGATTTGATCttttgatttttgttatttaatGACTTTAGTATTACTTATCTAAAACACTTTTTTTGTGTAATAATAACTCTAGTATTGATGAATTGAATCCATAGTAGTTATCACGTGGATTGTTCATGTACTAGGTATTTGTGTCTATCGAGATGCGCATGCCttcaataaatttattattttcaaataaaaaaaacccaaaaattgaatcaaatcgacgttttattttgtttgatttaatttgattttaaaaaattaaaaccgattaaattaatttattttgaaatttaatcaataaccgacctaAATGGAATTATGAACACTCCTACTGGCAAGTTGTGCTCTTGCAGGTCTCCATGTGTTGCCACATGTCATTGATAATcatcatatttaacttttaattatttaaaaatatgtggttagtctttttttattttgtacagtaaaagatatgatatatttagattattttatactacttttaaatagTAAGTAACAATATAagtttaatataatatagaataaTAAAACAATTAATACTTTAAGAAACTTGTCATTGTTCGtcagaaaaaaatgaataaaaaaacatattacAAGTAATTAaagaatttctttctttattaaACTCCATATTAAATCGAATAACATTACATAATTTGGATCGGAAGAAATATGTCAtacaaattattcttttatatatattttttaatagttGATTGTCATATTACATTTTTTGGGAGTCAATTTAACTAAATTTAAAAGCTAAACATATTAcattaattctatttttgaaataaaaatttagatattgaaaaattaaatgaaaagtaCTATTAAATTGCATTTtaatatgattaaaaaatacatctcaaaatgttaatcaaaatttatcgtttgattctcaaaaaaaatattatgacaaTTAAAAAAGAACGGATGAAATATTGTATTACTAATTTCTTAATAAACATATTTTCTGTCAAAGCAACACTTATCAGTAAGTGTGTGCAAAAATCAAATCGATTTATGGCaatgcataaataaaaatatttaagttaaataagataaaaaatttatttttgataataaataactaaatttgcaaagaaaatataaagaaattatgAGATGGAATATGAGCAACCAAACAAGTCTTTGGTGAAAACAGAGTACGGTTGCAATTCCTAAACTTCACATTTAATTGGCTTTAATCCGACGCTAATTTAGTTTCTTCAGTCCCAAAATTCACAACCAGAGACCACTAATTGACTTTCAACAgtcacaaactcttccaccattTTTTTCTTTGCTTTTTCCGCCATGAATGTGAAGATCAGAGACCACCAATTGACTTTCAACAGTCACAAACTCTACGATGTCTTTATAAACGATAAAGAAATCGAAACCCTCGTCACTCGTGATCCCGCCAAGGTATGTTCATGGATCGACAACACCGAAGCCTCCAACCAGTCCCGTCTCCACCGCTTAATCGTCGGAATCGACATTGAATGGCGCCCCGGACAAAACCCCGTCGCAACACTCCAACTCTGCGTCGGAAAATCATGTCTGATCTACCAAATCATCCACGCCCCCAGTATCCCCTGGCGATTCCGAAATTTCCTCAATAACGACGATTATAGGTTTGTTGGAGTTGGTATTGAGGAAGATGCGAAGAAATTGTTGAATGATTACGGAATTGAAGTGTCGAATAAGGTGGATCTACGGGAGTGGGCGgcggaagaacttgagaatgaGAATCTTCGGCGTTTTGGGCttaagaagttggtgaagcaaATTGTTGGAATTGAGATTTACAAGCCGAAGTGTGTGACATTGAGTGCTTGGGATGAACGTTGGCTTAGCCTTGATCAGATATGTTATGCTTGCCTTGATGCTTATCTTTCTTTTGAAGTTGGGAGGCTTTTGAGTTGTTggtataattaaatatattatgtttatATGATCGTAGATTATTCGGTAACTTCTTTGGAATGTGcgtagcgggagctttagtgcaccggactgagCTTTTATGATGGTAGATTATTAATGTATGCATTTGGTTATAGCGAATGTTTCTTTTGCTAACTATGTCATTGTGGATTATTAATGTGTGGATTCCGTTATCGTGAATGTTTCTTTTACTAAATGTGACTGCTTATATTTTTTGTCGAGATTTTTTCACTTCTGTCAGTTTCTTTTTTTGATCTGATTTGATATGTTTTTTCTTAGCCGAGGTCTATCAGAATTAGTCTATTTGTAAGCTTTACATGCATTCTACTCTCCTTAGAGTGCATGTGCTGTTGCTGACGGCTtacattcttctttttctattgtCTGATCccaattttcatgaattcttgTGTTGGATGATGAGCATTTCGATTATGGAAGAGggctttattttcatttttttatcaaGATACGAGGTAGTTGTAAAGTCAAGGATTCTCATAAGCATAAATTGGACAGTTACTACATGCTTTGACTAATTAGTATAGTCCTATTCCTATTACAACTTATTTGTAAAGCTTCATAAACTTAAAGCCCCTCAAGTATGGTTAACTTTGAGTTTATTGAAGTGGCTAAAGTATCCCAAAAACATTAGCAAAACCACATTATGTAAGTAGGATGCTTGGGATAAGTTGGAAGCAGGGTTGATTTCAAATAAACTTTGTTCTATTTGTACTTGAAAAAAATGTTTCGTCAGCTCTTTTAATGAACATTCTTGGATCGTCTTTGTAATGTTAAACACCTTTTAGGCATGTCCAAGGAGGGATTTTTGTGTGGTTTTTCTCTAAAACTTAATCCAAATACCATTAATTCGAGTTAGATAGACTGTCATAtaaaaagttagaattaaaataaataaatatgaaatttcaaatattttttattttatttgaaaatttatagagttggagttgaaaataaagttgagtttgtttatattttttggCTTTTGCAAAGAATATTTGGAAATGTACCCTTCAAGGGTGGCTTAGTGGTTTGGATTTGGGACTTCTATATTGGAGGTCTCAAAGTTTGAAACCTCTTGTCAGTGAAAGCAAGGGGTTTGCCTTCTGGGTCAAGCTCGTTGTATCGGGTTTTTTTAGTGTGGGTTATCTCTTCTGTGTGGTTTGCAAGTTATTGTATAGGAGCGGAGTTTTTACTCTATGCGTGAGTTTCTCttctcataaaaaaatatttgaaaatgtaATTAAATACATTTTCATAAGTGAAAAGTGAATTATAAAACATGTtataacatatttttaaaatttgaaataaaactttAAGTTGGATCTAAAAGTTTTATGGACAAACACTATTTTTCAAACAAAgtaaaaattctttcaaaaaaaaaaagaattattttaatGATCAACAGTTCCATATGTTTTGAGAGTCAAATACAAGATACTAattgataaatttttttattcttcttgGCTCTTCCTTTGCCCAATTCTATGTATTTGTTTTCCTCACATAAAATATTGAAATACTTGTCATTGATTATTGCTATGCCTCCATCACTTAAAAGTCAAAACTATTTGTCAACTACTACTCCCTTTCATTTTGTCACACTGCTTACTTAAAAATTGTGGATAATTTTTCATGTTAGTGTGAAAAATATCTTGATTAATCGGtaaaataaagataataatcttgaaatattttaCGCAATTATTTTATTCTGTATTTAGTAAtagatattaattattatttagttTGAGAATCATTTTATttcactattttaatataaataatgaattaaGTTATTTCTAAATTGTAAAAAAGCACAATATAattaatc
This Solanum dulcamara chromosome 1, daSolDulc1.2, whole genome shotgun sequence DNA region includes the following protein-coding sequences:
- the LOC129886658 gene encoding 3'-5' exonuclease-like, which translates into the protein MNVKIRDHQLTFNSHKLYDVFINDKEIETLVTRDPAKVCSWIDNTEASNQSRLHRLIVGIDIEWRPGQNPVATLQLCVGKSCLIYQIIHAPSIPWRFRNFLNNDDYRFVGVGIEEDAKKLLNDYGIEVSNKVDLREWAAEELENENLRRFGLKKLVKQIVGIEIYKPKCVTLSAWDERWLSLDQICYACLDAYLSFEVGRLLSCWYN